The following proteins are co-located in the Piscirickettsia litoralis genome:
- a CDS encoding DUF475 domain-containing protein produces MANLKYFYGSLLVTIAGLIAAFFVGHEHPLTAVYITAVLALLEISLSFDNAVINARVLEEMPMFWRKLFIYVGLPIAVFGMRLVFPILLVDMTTQLSFVQVFHLATSDPKAYHEALLVGMPMISAFGGAFLLKVFLGFFFDEDKDVHWVPFLEANRAMKKASGIPGISLLLALVGGMILIYYTQNWQVALAYLSGIVLHELLEVMGMLFNQQPSAGQTLVRSGLISFIYLEFLDASFSFDGVIGAFAISTNIFIIMIGLGIGAMFVRSLTIFLVEKKTLSAFPYLEHGAHYAIGFLACVMFIKMFHHVPEAITGTVGIGLIIIACLHSYIERRIKG; encoded by the coding sequence ATGGCAAACTTAAAATACTTCTATGGCTCTCTTCTTGTCACTATTGCTGGTCTCATTGCCGCATTTTTTGTCGGCCATGAACACCCTCTCACCGCCGTCTATATCACCGCCGTCCTCGCTCTATTAGAGATATCACTCAGTTTTGACAATGCAGTCATTAATGCCCGAGTATTAGAAGAAATGCCGATGTTTTGGCGCAAGCTGTTTATCTACGTCGGTTTACCCATCGCCGTCTTTGGTATGCGCTTGGTTTTCCCTATTCTCCTCGTTGATATGACCACTCAATTGAGCTTTGTCCAAGTCTTTCATCTCGCCACCAGTGATCCCAAAGCCTATCACGAAGCCCTTTTAGTCGGTATGCCAATGATCAGCGCCTTTGGAGGGGCTTTCTTATTGAAAGTTTTCCTCGGCTTCTTCTTTGATGAAGACAAAGATGTCCACTGGGTCCCGTTCTTGGAAGCCAACCGAGCAATGAAAAAAGCCTCGGGTATCCCTGGCATCTCACTATTACTTGCTTTAGTGGGCGGCATGATACTAATTTACTACACTCAGAACTGGCAGGTCGCCCTGGCCTACCTTTCTGGCATCGTTCTACATGAACTGCTCGAAGTGATGGGAATGCTCTTTAATCAACAGCCCTCAGCCGGACAAACACTGGTTCGCAGCGGCTTAATTAGTTTCATCTATCTTGAATTCTTAGATGCGAGCTTCAGTTTCGATGGTGTCATCGGCGCTTTTGCCATCTCAACGAATATCTTTATCATCATGATTGGCCTTGGCATCGGCGCGATGTTTGTCCGCTCGCTGACTATTTTCCTCGTTGAGAAAAAAACCCTGTCTGCCTTCCCTTATTTAGAGCACGGTGCACACTATGCTATCGGCTTCTTAGCCTGCGTGATGTTTATTAAGATGTTTCATCATGTCCCTGAAGCGATCACCGGCACCGTTGGTATCGGTTTAATCATTATCGCTTGCTTACATTCTTACATTGAGAGAAGAATCAAAGGCTGA
- a CDS encoding short chain dehydrogenase, whose translation MKILVVGGTGLIGQAVVSELKDCHDVIVAGYSDGDVQVDITDVYSIQQMYRQVGPVDAIVATTGKVTFAPLEKLQSTDYQLGLDNKLMGQVNLVLEGIENLNPGGSFTLTSGILNIDPIAQGMSAAMVNGAVEGFVRGSAIEMPNSLRINAVSPTVVEEALGVYQDYFRGFKSVPVKEVALAFSKSIEGKQTGQVYRAGW comes from the coding sequence ATGAAAATTCTAGTTGTTGGAGGCACAGGCTTAATTGGTCAAGCAGTCGTTTCAGAGCTTAAAGACTGTCATGACGTGATTGTTGCAGGCTATAGTGATGGTGATGTTCAAGTGGATATTACTGATGTTTATTCAATTCAACAGATGTATCGCCAAGTAGGGCCTGTTGATGCAATCGTTGCGACTACAGGTAAAGTTACGTTTGCTCCTTTAGAAAAATTGCAGAGTACAGATTATCAGCTGGGTCTTGATAATAAGCTAATGGGGCAAGTCAATTTAGTTTTAGAAGGCATTGAGAATCTTAACCCGGGTGGCTCTTTTACACTGACCAGTGGCATTTTAAATATTGATCCTATTGCCCAAGGTATGTCCGCTGCAATGGTCAATGGTGCAGTGGAAGGTTTTGTTAGGGGGAGTGCCATTGAAATGCCGAACTCATTACGTATTAATGCGGTTAGCCCAACTGTGGTTGAAGAGGCGCTTGGAGTCTATCAAGATTACTTCAGGGGCTTTAAGTCTGTACCCGTGAAAGAGGTTGCTTTAGCTTTCTCTAAAAGTATTGAGGGCAAGCAAACCGGTCAGGTTTATAGAGCTGGGTGGTAA